The DNA segment GAATTTCGGAAAGTAATACGTACTCTGCTCAACTTGCGATCTACAACGCAAGGCGTTTGTTATTGTGATTTGAGAGGATACACACAAAAGCCACAGCGACTATAGAGTACGTGATTTCTAGCGTACCAGGAAAGAGAGTATCTTGGAACGGGGCAGGTGACACGTTTTTTTCAGGGTTGGAGGCCGACCATCAGAAGTCTGCGCAAACGCAACCTCCGTGTCGGGAAGCTCAAAACCGGCTTCGGTGAGGTGAGCGTACAACGGCGAATTCTGAAAGACAAATGAAACCATGTAGTGATCACTACCAGTCACGCGGCTAATCGTGCGCCCGTGAAATGCAACAACACCCCTGAGATCTCAATCAAACTCAGCAAAAAAACGCGGCTGAAAACGTGCGTTTTGAGCGACCCACGATCGAATCGCGGCATGCGGACGAACTGAAACTGTTTCACAGGATCGCGATCAACTTTACCGGCAGTATGACGCCGTCGTCGTCGAAATCCATCTTCACTCAGCATTCGCTAGAGTCGCCTTTCATGCTCATAATTCCTCTAAATTTGGAAACACTTGCGAAATCGAGACTTCAAATGCGAACTAAAACAAGACCAGCCGCTGATGCCGATGCACCCTTGCTTCCGATTGAGCTTGTAATCGCATTAGTCGCGCTGAATTAGAAACAGATACAGGCGTTTTATGCTACTTAAAAATAAACCGAACGGGCTTCGTTATTTTTCTTATGTATTTGCACTCAGTAGAGATGCTAGCATGTATGAAACATATCAAACTAGCCGCAATACGAAACTACGCGCAAATCCTTTCAGCATGTTTATTGACACAATTTGGCCGGCCAAAATgcatagccccagagagcgccgtggcgcggtgcattgtgggggGGTTTATTCGCTCGCcgcaaagcgccgcgcgaatacatggggagagtatttcggccgcgcgttaaaaaagtgcggccggtgcggccctctggcgggggtctggccgttgccaggcgagcgagaccggcgagacggagacgcgtagacgcggtggctccggccatcgtatcgatagtatgcgctccccttctgcggtagtgttatgttatttcggcagagtaaaaagctgggcttggtgttccctggctactgtgcgatggagttaggagaggccaggatagacgcacatcattatctttgtttattgctagcgtgcatgcttgttgacatccgaccgtcagttcgtacgtgttgcatatcgtgctttaattgtggtgttaattctaatgcggccggactgctcgcgctgagcttacaagagtgccccctacctctaggccgcacaccttgatttaacagcactaacattgtttcatttcgttgttgctgcaagtataaattctgagtgaacaaagcagtacaaaagcgtgcactgtcggcgcagagcattacgacgttcggcgacgagtatggcgagtacgaacaaggttctgtcttcgggagaagaagcggcgcggcgggaaatatgatgggaattcgctagagcacATGGGCCCAatgatgacgggccgaccccgagtttcgagtgagagaggcgtgtcgccgcaactgcacgacaaaactcgtcgggaagagagacgtcggccgcccagcaacgaagggaatccgatcctgacttgcgagtggtcaaagcaggagctcacggaccgtttagcggcgtcatattatcatcgctgtatcgacagctaaaatagtacttagtaaaaaacgcaccccaaagccaaggaattaggcaccagctccgcagtttcatcagtcttcgcgacgccaagtcagtgaagctgtgctaaattttacccttgaatgttgcatttgtgcgctgtgacgtgcagctcatgcagtcactgcttcatcgcaatgcccactgaatactttgtaataccaaaggaaacatggcactgccgcagaacccaacgacggtcggagtgccgccgcggccgcgtcttcgtcgtctaggcaaccgcgaccgccgcgcgcggagcagctctgtgtaccacgtgacttttttaacgcgcggccgaaatactctccccgctcgcctggcaacggccagacccccgccagagggccgcaccggccgcacttttttaacgcgcggccgaaatactctcccggtTCGGGAGACCAATGCCTCCTTGattagatgcccgccgcgtcgctcggtttcccattgcggcggcggttcccttaGTTCACCACAAAATCCGTGAGGGAGCGCTTgtagcctgaccgacttccggcggcagcggaaatACGCTTGCACCTTCGAGACTGCAACAGGCGtgatggcaatctcggaggcagcagcacgtgacctttgttagtaagtaagtaaaagtaagttagtaagtaaggtgttccttggtgcgatcttgtacgcgttccaaaataaacacggaggcgtggcattacatccagccgcacgtgaccgcacatgaccgcacgcgattggtcaatgcagggccgtgacgtctgtcgcggttcaaatgggccattcgcgtgcggctggatgtaacgccacgcctccgtgtttatttggaatgcgtacaagatcgcaccaccaATTCCTTTTTAAAACAGGACAGGCGTTTTAAGTGCCGCAGGAAGAAAAACCCGTTGCATCCGTTGCAGGCGTGCGCTATAGGGGGCGCTCGTGGCCtgaccgcggagaaaaaaaagagggagagggtacggaaccgggttaccggaccacgcggcgggcatctagtcaaggaggcattggtaAGACTAACGCCGtactacctagcgcagaagcgcgcagacacctgatgatgatgatagcaccgcgctatgccgaaaccgaaactgaatttgggccgaaaattcttgggacccgcatatagtacggggccgaaatttcgcaccctaaaatctaggaaaaaaccccgggctatacgTGGGTTTTTACGGTACGTACATTCTAATGGAacctaccctggagacaatgctAAAAGTTAATATATTCGCTTTCGTTCCTAATTGCGCATATTTtcactgtacaaaataattaaaaagatttttttcaactccccttcgtatttAAGTGACATTTTTATATTATAATTAAAAATACTTTCAAGAATCAGAAAACTTATCCAATTTCCGCTTCGTTTGGGCTTCTTCGCAAAAGCCGCGCCGCTTGTTTTGGGAGTCTTTTGTGACGATTAttcgcttgttagctcggtagcatctggcaacactGCAGGTGCAAGTTATATGCAGGGGTGGCTTATAGACGAGAAAATACGGCAACAAGTCAGCGACAAACATAACCTGAGCAATTCATGTGAATAATTTAGGAACATACAAGCAGGGCTCAAAATATGTACAGCAGACGCAAATTTAATATGAAATAATGTCACCATCGGCATTCACTCTTCACACTCCTGTTCACCTTCGTCCTAAGAAGAACTGTCACTTGTGCAGTCTTCAAACGTGCCGACTTCCATGCGCATAACCTGCTGCGACCTTAGTGCCGTCATGAGGGCTATATGTTGCGCGGATTGGGCATGCACATCCCCTCGTAAGGCGGTGGCGCTTAAGGCAGTGTCTGCAGGAACTTCCGAGGCTTCGCACTTCATACCAACAAGCTCAATCTCATAAAGTAGTGAGACTAGGTCTGGTAAAAGGAATAGATTGATCCGATTGGTACATATTATTTAATTTCTTCAATATAGTTTCCCTGGGCATTGATACACCTATTGGAACACGATTCCCACGCTGCAAAGGCTCCCTGAGAGTCAACTTCTGTGACCTTTTTCAATTTGAATGGAGGAAACACCGTCAAAACGGGGACCTTTCTGGCTTATCTTGAGCTTTGGGAACAAAAATAAGTCTGCCAGGTTCAAATCATGGCTGATGCAGCCCTAATACAGCCCTGACGTGAGCTCAGTAGACTTCTTCCTGTTCCCATATCTCAAGAGAAATGAGAAAGGTCTCCATTTTGGCGGTGTTCCCTCCATCCAACGGGCTGTCACTGTGTCTGAGGTCATAGCAGCCGACTTTCAGGGAGCCTTTGTAATGTGGGAATCATTTTTCTGTGTTCAGCAAGATTCAGCAATGTTCAAGATTCACTCAATAGTGTAACTTTCACAGGTGATGTCCTCATCGTCAATGACTATTACCTCTATTTTCCTGGTACATTCCGATGGTTGAGCATTCCCCGCGAGTAGGTCTTCGCTTTGTGGGTGCCTATCACTTTGTGACTTTTGCATGTTTTTTGGGCAACATTTCATTCGCTTTAATTTCCGAGTTGCAGACTCCATCTTGTCTAAGGGCCTTTTCCGAGCCTTTATGCTGTCctgctcttcttttttcttgtgttttttttctcttgagaGAGGAGACCTTCTCATGGTTCTTTTGGGATATGCTGCATGATCTCTCGTCGTAACGTTTGAAAAGGCAGTAGTGCCAGAGAGATCATAAACAGACGGACCAGTCACAATGGGGGAGGTCTTCTGCATATTTTTGACCTGTGATTGGAGCCTCTGAATTGAGCGGTTCATTTTCTTCAAGACCATTACGTTTGCTATCTTGTTTGTGCCTACTACTGTTGGTTCCTCATTTCTTAAAAAAGCCAGTTCTTGTTTTAGAGATGCCAAATGTTCTCGTAGGGCACAATTTTCATCTTGGAAATTCCTTACAACTTGACAAAGATTATTCATCTCGACAGTCTTCTCACATTTCCAAAGCAGTGTGTCATTATACATACTACTTATAATGTTCTTAATTTGATTTATCTCAATTCTTGCCATTTCATCATTCTGAATTAACAACCTCGTACTTCTGTCGAGGTTTTCGATGTCGTGGTGGAGGTTGGCCAGCTCTTCATCTTTGCTCAATCTTTTCTAGTGGATTGTTATAAAGTTCAGCCTTGCTCCGTGCAGGATTAGCCATGTGCGTCTCTGTTCTTTCCGCGTCTTCTCCCTCCACTCCAGAAAGAGCCTGTGCATTTCTCTCTCGCTCGCAGTGCTCCTTGGCCTTGAGGTCGAGCACACACTTCCGCTCCTTAAGCACAACGGCAGTGGCCTCTCCTtgctccttctgtgaaggtaactGCGAGCAGAAAGGCGTTAATAAGGATAAATTCAATTCTGCATTTAGTATACAGGTTCTCATTACTGCAAAATAATGTGAAAAATGAAGACATAGAAAGAACAGACAGGTCCTGTCTGTTCTTTCCGCGTCTCCGTTTTTGATGCTCTTTTGCTGTCAAGAAgccataccaacaagctcaatCTCATACTCTTTTAAAGTTTATACAGGGTCTGTTCGTAAAGTAGTGAGACTAGGTCTGGTAAAAGGAATAGATTGATCCGATTGGTACATATTATTTAATTTCTTCAATATAGTTTCCCTGGGCATTGATACACCTATTGGAACACGATTCCCACGCTGCAAAGGCTCCCTGAGAGTCAACTTCTGTGACCTTTTTCAATTTGAATGGAGGAAACACCGTCAAAATGGGGACCTTTCTGGCTTATCTTGAGCTTtgggaacaaaaataaatctgcCAGGTTCAAATCATGGCTGATGCAGCCCTAATACAGCCCTGACGTGAGCTCAGTAGACTTCTTCCTGTTCCCATATCTCAAGAGAAACGAGAAAGGTCTCCATTTTGGCGGTGTTCCCTCCATCCAACGGGCTGTCACTGTGTCTGAAGTCATAGCAGCCGACTTTCAGGGAGCCTTTGTAATGTGGGAATCATTTTTCTGTGTTCAGCAAGATTCAGCAATGTTCAAGATTCACTCAATAGTGTAACTTTCACAGGTGATGTCCTCATCGTCAATGACTTACCTCCATTTTATCCAATATTCTGGTATATTCCGATGGTTGATCATTCCCCACGAGTAGGTCTTCCTCTTTATATTCTCTGAACACATCACTTTGTGACTGTTGCATATTTTGGGGGCAACATTTCATTCGTTTTCTCTTCTGTGAAGGAGACTCCATCTTGTCAAAGGTCCTTTTTAAGTGCCGAGCCTTTATGCTGTCGTGCTCTTCccttttctcgtgtgttttttttcttgagaTAGGAGACTTTCTCTTAGTTCTTTTGGGATTTGCCGCATGATCTCTCATTGTAAGGTTTGAGAAAGCAGTCGTGCCAGAGAGGTCATAAATAGACAGACCTGTCACAATGGGGGAGGTCTTGTGCATATTTTTCACCTGCGACTTGAGCATCTGAATTGAGCGGTTTATTTTGTTCAAGACCATTTGGGATTGGTCGCGGTTTGCTTTCTTGTTTGTGCTTACTATTGTTGGTTGCTCATTTCTGACGGAAGCTAGTTCTTGTTTAAGAGATTCCAACTGTTCTCGTAGGGCACAATTTCCATCTTGGAAATCCCTTACAACTTGACAAAGAATATTCAGTTCAACAGTTTTCTCATTTTTCCAAAGAAGTGTGTCATTATATATACCACTCAATGTTATTCATCTGGTTCATCTCAATTGTTGTCATTTCATCATTCTGGATTAACAACCTCGTCCTTCTGTCGAGGTTTTCGACGTCTTGATGGAGGTTGGCCAGCTCCTCATGTTTGTTCACAAGCTTTTCTAGTGGATTGTAAGGAAGTTCAGTTTTGCTACGTGCACGATTAGCCATGTGCGTGGACAATCTGATGTCATGTGCACCAGTCAAGGTATCTACATCTGCAGTGTACTTAGTACGACTTAGTCTATCACTTATATTGTCAATTCTCTGATGGAGCTCGTCAAACTTCTCCATTATCTATAGTTCATCAGGCCCACTCTTGCTGTCTGAGCAAGACTTGAACATCTCGGCCTCTTCATATGTGTACGACGAATTGGCAGGACACGCAGAGTTCTCGTGCTGCCCAGCCGCACTGAATGTCCTTTTCGGCGGGGACTCCGGGTGAATGTCCTCGGCAGGCACTTCGGCCTCGGGCACGACAAACCCTAGCTTATCGAAGTCTTCTCCCTCCACTCCAGAAAGAGCCAGCGCATTTCTCTCTCGCTCGCAGTGCTCCTTGGCCTTGAGGACGGGCACACTCTTACGCTCCTTAAGCACAACGGCAGAGGCCTCTCCTTGCGCCTTCTGTGAAGGTAACTGCGAGCAGAAAGGCGTTAAGGAtaaattaaattctgcatttagtATACAGGTTCTCATTACTGCAAAATAATGTGAAAAATGAAGACATAGAAAGAACAGACAGGTCCTGTCTGTTCTTTCCGCGTCTCCGTTTTTGATGCTCTTTTGCTGTCAAGAAgccataccaacaagctcaatCTCGTACTCTTTTAAAGTTTATACAGGGTCTGTTCGTAAAGTAGTGAGACTAGGTCTGGTAAAAGGAATAGATTGATCCGATTGGTACATATTTAATTTCTTCAATATAGTTTCCCTGGGCATTGATACACCTATTGGAACACGATTCCCACGCTGCAAAGGCTCCCTGAGAGTCAACTTCTGCGACCTTTTTAAATTTGAATGGAGGAAACACCGTCAAAACGGGGACCTTTCTGGCTTATCTTGAGCTTTGGGAACAAAAATAAGTCTGCCAGGTTCAAATCATGGCTGATGCAGCCCTAATACAGCCCTGACGTGAGCTCAGTAGACTTCTTCCTGTTCCCATATCTCAAGAGAAATGAGAAAGGTCTCCATTTTGGCGGTGTTCCCTCCATCCAACGGGCTGTCACTGTGTCTGAGGTCATAGCAGCCGACTTTCAGGGAGCCTTTGTAATGTGGGAATCATTTTTCTGTGTTCAGCAAGATTCAGCAATGTTCAAGATTCACTCAATAGTGTAACTTTCACAGGTGATGTCCTCATCGTCAATGACTATTACCTCCATTTTATCCAATATCCTGGTATATTCCGATGGTTGATCATTCCCCACGAGTAGGTCTTCGCTTTGTGGGTGCCTTACTTTGTGGGTGCCTTTGTGGGTGACTTTGCTTTGTGCTTACATCACTTTGTGACTGTTGTATATTTTGGGGGCAACATTTCCTTCGCTTTATTTTCTTTGTAGCAGACTCCATCTTGTCAAAGGGCCTTTTCCGAGCCTTTATGCTGTcgtgctcttcctttttttcgtgtgttttttCTCTTGAGAGAGGAGACTTTCTCTTGGTTCTTTTGGGATTTGCTGCATGATCTCTCATTGTAAGGTTTGAGAAGGCAGTAGTGCCAGAGAGATCATAAATAGACAGACCTGTTACAATGGGGGAGGTCTTTTGCATATTTTTCACCTGTGATTTGAGCATCAGAATTGAGCGGTTTATTTTCTTCAAGACCATTTGGGATTGGTCACGCTTTACGTTTGCTTTCTTGTTTGTGCTTACTATTGTTGGTTGCTCATTTCTTAAGAAAGCCAGTTCTTGTTTCAGAGATTCCAAATGTTCTCGTAGGGCACAATTTCCATCTTGGAAATCCCTTACAACTTGACCAAGAATATTCAGCTCAACATTCTTCTCATTTTTCCAAAGGAGTGTGTCATTATATATACTACTCATAATGTTCTTCATTTGGTTTATCTCAATTGTTGTCATTTCATCATTCTGGATTAACAACCTCGTCCTTCTGTCGAGGTTTTCGACGTCGTGGCGGAGGTTGGCCAGCTCTTCATCTTTGTTCACAAGCTTTTCTAGTGGGTTGTAAGGAAGTTCAGTCTTGCTCCGTGCACGATTAGCCATGTGCATGGACAATTTGAAGTCATGTGCACTAGTGAACGTATCTACATCTGCACTGTACTTAGTATGACTAAGTCTTTGACTTATATTGTCGATTCTCTGAAGGAGATTGTCAAACTTCTCCATTATACATAATTCATCAGGCCCACTCTTGCTGTCTGAGAAAGACTTGAACATCTCGGCCTCTTCATATGTGTATGACGAATTGGCAGGACACGCAGAGTTCTCGAGCTGCCCAGCCGCACTGAATGTCCTTTTCGGCGGGGACTTCGCATGAATGTCCTCGGCAGGCACTTCGGCCTCGGGCACGACAAACCCTAGCTTATCGAAGTCTTCTCCCTCCACTCCAGAAAGAGCCAGCGCATTTCTCTCTCGCTCGCAGTGCTCCTTGGCCTTGAGGACGAGCACACTCTTCAGCTCCTTAAACACAACGGCAGAGGCCTCTCCTtgctccttctgtgaaggtaactGCGAGCAGAAAGGCGTTAATAAGGAtaaattaaattctgcatttagtATACAGGTTCTCATGACTGCAAAATAATGTGAAAAATGAAGACATAGAAAGAACAGACAGGTCCTGTCTGTTCTTTCCGCGTCTCCGTTTTTGATGCTCTTTTGCTGTCAAGAAgccataccaacaagctcaatCTCATACTCTTTTAAAGTCTATACAGGGTCTGTTCGTAAAGTAGTGAGACTAGGTCTGGTAAAAGGAATAGATTGATCCGATTGGTACATATTATTTAATTTCTTCAATATAGTTTCCCTGGGCATTGATACACCTATTGGAACACGATTCCCACGCTGCAAAGGCTCCCTGAGAGTCAACTTCCGTGACCTTTTTCAATTTGAATGGAGGAAACACTCAAAACGGGGACCTTTCTGGCTTATCTTGAGCTTTGGGAACAAAAATAAGTCTGCCAGGTTCAAATCATGGCTGATGCAGCCCTAATACAGCCCTGACGTGAGCTCAGTAGACTTCTTCCTGTTCCCATATCTCAAGAGAAACGAGAAAGGTCTCCATTTTGGCGGTGTTCCCTCCATCCAACGGGCTGTCACTGTGTCTGAGGTCATAGCAGCCGACTTTCAGGGAGCCTTTGTAATGTGGGAATCATGTTGTAATTGGTGTATCGAAGtcccgaaaaaagaaaacatattgaAGAATTTAAATAACATTGAATGGTTGGATAAATCAACCCTTTTTATTAGACCCAGTCTCACTACATTATGGAGAGACACTGTACAGGAATGCACTAAGTAAAATGTATTGTTGGAGGTGACGTTGGTGTCCTCTTTGAGAAAGAGCATAGAATGACCAAATGTCGGCAGAATGGATGCTGCTACTTCCACCAATGCACACATTGCCACTGTTCATCATATACATAACGAAAGTGCTGTCGAAGTTACAGCACTTGTCACTCTAGTACTGCTGTGGACTGATCACCTGACTTTGTGTGGGTCACCTAAACTGAGAATAAGGTCAACGTAAATCCTATTGTCCTGGAAGGTTGGGTGTGGGAATTTATTTTCAAAGCAACCACCCGGCAACACCTGGCTGATTTGTGACTACGGCTTCCAATCGTGCGTTTTATGTTAAGGCTTCCAATGTGGTACCCGAATGAATGCTTGTTATTCTTAAATGCACAACATGGCCTACAAGCGGAAATCTGAGGGCATTGCAAAACATCCGCACCATTTTTAAGGAAATCCAGAGAGGGGTGGTATTATCGTGCAATCGGCATTTTGTGGTTCTCTGATGCGGGATGGTTTTTACGGCTGAATTGCTGAGCACTATACAGCAATACAGTAAATGCAAGCTGCAGCTAACAATCTCAACGCCTGCATTAATGAACCAATTCCTTAACTGTGTATTTGCTGTGAGTAACAACAACTACCTAACCGATTTCACAGCTCCTGCATTCCAGAGGCATCATGTTGCACCAACAGCCTCACTCGCGTTAAAAGTTTCCAGTTTATGCACAAACAACCAGTTACAACAGAGGTATGTTTGGCATCGGGATAGCTCCCCAATGCTGCAGTCGATCCATGAAAAGTAATCTTTGAGATCGTACAGTGTCGTCGGGTATTAATGTGGGATTGTAAAATGAGTTGCATTTCTCTCTTCTTAGTTCCCAATCAACTGTGAATGCAGACACACAATTGAT comes from the Rhipicephalus sanguineus isolate Rsan-2018 chromosome 6, BIME_Rsan_1.4, whole genome shotgun sequence genome and includes:
- the LOC125756204 gene encoding uncharacterized protein LOC125756204, producing the protein MVLNKINRSIQMLKSQVKNMHKTSPIVTGLSIYDLSGTTAFSNLTMRDHAANPKRTKRKSPISRKKTHEKREEHDSIKARHLKRTFDKMESPSQKRKRMKCCPQNMQQSQSDVFREYKEEDLLVGNDQPSEYTRILDKMELPSQKEQGEATAVVLKERKCVLDLKAKEHCERERNAQALSGVEGEDAERTETHMANPARSKAELYNNPLEKIEQR